Proteins encoded together in one Streptomyces umbrinus window:
- a CDS encoding ArsA family ATPase — MSQDPARAHDTTHSHDPARGIDAAAVLDVDPLIDDPKTRIVVCCGSGGVGKTTTAAALGLRAAERGRKVVVLTIDPARRLAQSMGIDALDNTPRRVKGVDDSADGELHAMMLDMKRTFDEIVEAHADPERATAILNNPFYQSLSAGFAGTQEYMAMEKLGQLRAREEWDLIIVDTPPSRSALDFLDAPKRLGSFLDGKLIRLLTAPAKLGGRAGMKFLNVGMSMMTGTLGKLLGGQLLKDVQTFVAAMDTTFGGFRTRADATYKLLQAPGTAFLVVAAPERDALREAAYFVERLAAEDMPLAGLVLNRVHGSGAAQLSAERALAAAETLDLAAGPVEHLAAGPAEPGADPAAAENLDEARIVDQSGGKAGLRNSPDTYGSSESPATQTTVPEAPAPDAGSPAADRTTAEGAGTDDPTDDRTVEQLTAGLLRLHAERMQLLSREQRTRDRFAARHPEVAVAEVAALPGDVHDLAGLRNIGERLAAGTSPAGAA, encoded by the coding sequence ATGAGCCAGGACCCGGCCCGCGCACACGACACGACCCACTCGCACGACCCCGCCCGCGGCATAGACGCAGCCGCCGTCCTGGACGTCGATCCGCTGATCGACGACCCGAAGACCCGCATCGTGGTCTGCTGCGGCTCGGGCGGCGTCGGCAAGACCACCACGGCGGCGGCCCTCGGGCTGCGCGCCGCCGAGCGCGGCCGCAAGGTGGTCGTCCTCACCATCGACCCGGCACGCAGGCTCGCCCAGTCGATGGGCATCGACGCGCTGGACAACACCCCGCGCCGGGTGAAGGGCGTCGACGACTCCGCGGACGGCGAACTGCACGCGATGATGCTCGACATGAAGCGCACCTTCGACGAGATCGTCGAGGCGCACGCGGACCCCGAGCGGGCGACCGCGATCCTCAACAACCCCTTCTACCAGTCGCTTTCGGCGGGCTTCGCGGGCACGCAGGAGTACATGGCGATGGAGAAGCTGGGCCAGTTGCGGGCCCGCGAGGAGTGGGACCTCATCATCGTCGACACCCCGCCCTCGCGCTCGGCGCTCGACTTCCTGGACGCGCCGAAGCGGCTCGGGTCGTTCCTGGACGGCAAGTTGATCCGGCTGCTGACGGCTCCGGCCAAGCTGGGCGGCCGCGCCGGGATGAAGTTCCTGAACGTCGGGATGTCGATGATGACCGGCACCCTCGGCAAGCTGCTGGGCGGCCAGCTGCTCAAGGACGTCCAGACGTTCGTGGCCGCCATGGACACCACCTTCGGCGGTTTCCGCACCCGCGCGGACGCCACGTACAAGCTGCTCCAGGCGCCCGGGACGGCGTTCCTGGTCGTCGCGGCCCCGGAGCGGGACGCGCTGCGCGAGGCGGCGTACTTCGTGGAGCGGCTGGCCGCAGAGGACATGCCGCTCGCGGGGCTCGTGCTGAACCGCGTCCACGGCAGCGGCGCGGCCCAGTTGTCGGCGGAGCGGGCGCTGGCCGCCGCGGAGACCCTCGACCTCGCCGCCGGCCCTGTCGAACACCTCGCCGCCGGTCCGGCCGAACCCGGTGCCGATCCGGCCGCCGCGGAAAATCTTGACGAGGCCCGCATTGTGGATCAGTCGGGCGGGAAAGCTGGACTTCGTAACTCTCCCGACACGTACGGCAGTTCAGAATCACCCGCTACCCAGACCACCGTTCCCGAGGCTCCCGCGCCCGACGCAGGCTCCCCCGCCGCGGACCGGACCACCGCCGAAGGAGCCGGGACGGACGACCCCACGGACGACCGCACCGTCGAACAACTCACGGCAGGCCTGTTGAGGCTGCACGCCGAGCGCATGCAGCTGCTCTCCCGCGAGCAGCGCACACGTGACCGCTTCGCCGCACGCCACCCCGAAGTGGCGGTGGCCGAAGTGGCCGCGCTGCCCGGCGATGTGCACGACCTCGCAGGGCTGCGGAACATCGGGGAGCGGCTCGCGGCCGGTACCTCGCCGGCCGGAGCTGCGTAG
- a CDS encoding SDR family oxidoreductase → MSKVILVTGAGRGLGTDIAREALAAGHQVVATGRRPEEVEKTLGGPQDNLLVTKLDVTSPDDAEAAAQAAVDRFGRIDVLVNNAGNFFAGYFEEITPDQMRRQIETNLFGPMNVTRAVLPVLRKQRAGHIITLSSSAGLIGQEFCVAYSASKFGVEGWMESLRYDVEPYGIRTTVVEPGFFRTELLVDASTTWPEPTIDDYAERTTATIAAWKSMNGQQTGDPVKLARALLTIADQQEPPLRFVAGADAIEGVEAKARELLAQAQASRELGGDLAYDDTTATA, encoded by the coding sequence ATGAGCAAGGTCATTCTCGTCACCGGCGCCGGACGCGGTCTCGGCACCGACATCGCACGCGAAGCCCTCGCCGCAGGCCACCAGGTCGTCGCCACCGGCCGCCGCCCCGAAGAGGTCGAGAAGACCCTCGGCGGGCCGCAGGACAATCTGCTGGTCACCAAGCTGGACGTCACCAGCCCGGACGACGCCGAGGCCGCCGCGCAGGCCGCCGTCGACCGCTTCGGGCGCATCGACGTCCTGGTCAACAACGCCGGGAACTTCTTCGCCGGCTACTTCGAGGAGATCACGCCCGACCAGATGCGCCGGCAGATCGAGACCAACCTCTTCGGCCCGATGAACGTCACCCGCGCCGTCCTGCCCGTCCTGCGCAAGCAGCGCGCCGGCCACATCATCACGCTCTCCTCGTCCGCCGGTCTGATCGGACAGGAGTTCTGCGTCGCGTACTCCGCCTCCAAGTTCGGTGTGGAGGGCTGGATGGAGTCGCTGCGCTACGACGTCGAGCCCTACGGGATTCGCACCACCGTCGTCGAACCCGGCTTCTTCCGCACCGAGTTGCTCGTGGACGCCTCCACCACCTGGCCCGAGCCGACCATCGACGACTACGCCGAACGCACCACCGCCACCATCGCCGCCTGGAAGAGCATGAACGGCCAGCAGACCGGCGACCCCGTCAAGCTCGCCCGCGCCCTGCTGACGATCGCCGACCAGCAGGAGCCGCCGCTGCGCTTCGTCGCCGGCGCCGACGCCATCGAAGGTGTCGAGGCCAAGGCCAGGGAACTCCTCGCCCAGGCCCAGGCGTCCCGCGAACTGGGCGGCGACCTGGCCTACGACGACACCACTGCCACCGCCTGA
- the wblA gene encoding transcriptional regulator WblA, whose protein sequence is MGWVTDWSAQAACRTTDPDELFVQGAAQNRAKAVCTGCPVRTECLADALDNRVEFGVWGGMTERERRALLRRRPTVTSWRRLLETARTEYERGAGILPLDEEEVYENYAAVG, encoded by the coding sequence ATGGGCTGGGTAACCGACTGGAGTGCGCAGGCGGCCTGCCGCACTACCGATCCGGATGAACTGTTCGTTCAAGGAGCAGCGCAGAACAGGGCCAAGGCAGTGTGCACCGGGTGTCCGGTGCGCACGGAGTGCCTGGCCGACGCGCTGGACAACCGCGTCGAGTTCGGCGTGTGGGGAGGAATGACGGAGCGGGAGCGCCGCGCACTGCTGCGCAGGCGGCCCACCGTCACCTCTTGGCGCAGGCTGCTCGAAACCGCGCGTACCGAGTACGAGCGAGGGGCGGGCATTCTGCCTCTCGACGAGGAAGAGGTGTACGAGAACTACGCGGCGGTGGGCTGA
- a CDS encoding helix-turn-helix transcriptional regulator, which produces MRGDFRAEIREFLGTRRARVTPEQAGLPAYGGDRRRVTGLRREEVALLAGISSEYYTRLERGNATGVSESVIDGIAQALQLDEAERIHLLDLLRGAGPTRPPRRRPAQQRVRPAVQRVLDSMTGTPAFVLSGRLDVLAANALGRALFSPLYAALAAPVDSAAPADPARPPNNARFVFLDPHATEFFRDWDEVANDTVAMLRAEAGRDAYDRRLTDLIGELSTRSEEFRRRWAAHNVRIHTTGAKRLHHPIVGDLDLPFETFPLGADPTQFLLTYTAEPASRSQEALNLLASWSATTNDDIAGPEATDAPESAEPRD; this is translated from the coding sequence ATGCGTGGCGATTTCCGCGCGGAGATCCGGGAATTCCTGGGCACGCGACGGGCCAGGGTCACCCCTGAGCAGGCCGGACTACCGGCTTACGGCGGAGACCGTCGACGGGTCACCGGTCTGCGCCGGGAGGAGGTGGCCCTGCTCGCGGGCATCTCCAGCGAGTACTACACCCGGCTGGAGCGCGGCAACGCCACCGGCGTCTCCGAGAGCGTCATCGACGGCATCGCACAGGCGCTGCAGCTGGACGAGGCCGAGCGAATCCACCTGCTCGACCTGCTGCGCGGCGCCGGCCCGACCCGCCCACCGCGCCGCCGACCGGCCCAGCAGCGCGTCAGGCCCGCGGTACAACGCGTACTCGACTCAATGACCGGCACACCCGCGTTCGTGCTGAGCGGACGCCTGGACGTCCTGGCGGCCAACGCCCTGGGGAGGGCGCTGTTCTCCCCGCTCTACGCAGCCCTCGCTGCCCCCGTCGACTCCGCCGCCCCCGCCGACCCGGCACGGCCACCGAACAACGCCCGGTTCGTCTTCCTCGACCCGCACGCGACCGAGTTCTTCCGCGACTGGGACGAGGTCGCGAACGACACGGTCGCCATGCTGCGCGCCGAGGCAGGCCGCGACGCCTACGACCGGCGGCTGACGGACCTGATCGGGGAACTGTCCACCCGCAGCGAGGAGTTCCGCCGCCGCTGGGCCGCACACAACGTCCGCATCCACACCACAGGCGCAAAGCGCCTCCACCACCCGATCGTCGGCGACCTGGACCTCCCCTTCGAGACCTTCCCCCTCGGCGCAGACCCCACCCAGTTCCTCCTCACCTACACCGCCGAGCCCGCCTCCCGCTCCCAGGAGGCCCTCAACTTGCTGGCGAGCTGGTCCGCGACGACGAACGACGACATCGCCGGACCGGAGGCGACCGACGCCCCCGAGTCGGCCGAGCCACGCGACTGA
- a CDS encoding SMP-30/gluconolactonase/LRE family protein, with the protein MTRSHSHPRPHPSRRALLGGAALTAFAVATGAGTANAATGTKTATTTGGATTSGTTAGGTWPTEFPLPNGFLPEGIAIGRKPYAYMGSRANGALYRTDLRTGEGRILFAGGTGLIAVGLKLDHDGLLYVAGNTGVARTHDSRTGEVVATHQLTEPTGHFINDVTLLGDRAWFTDSRAAALYGVPRGRAGTVRTLPLTGDWVQLPDVNNANGIVGTPDGHALIVVKSTPGELYNVNLKTGHATKITLVGAANVVNGDGLYRIGRTLYVVQNRLNLISVFHLNSKATTATLTGTITDPRFDVPTTAARFANRLYLVNARFTSPQTPETTFTGVAVPI; encoded by the coding sequence ATGACCCGCAGTCACTCGCATCCGCGTCCCCACCCCTCCCGACGCGCCCTCCTGGGCGGCGCCGCCCTCACCGCGTTCGCGGTGGCGACGGGCGCAGGGACGGCGAACGCGGCCACCGGCACCAAGACCGCGACCACCACCGGCGGAGCCACCACCAGCGGAACCACCGCCGGCGGCACATGGCCGACCGAGTTCCCGCTCCCCAACGGCTTCCTCCCCGAGGGCATAGCCATCGGCAGAAAGCCGTACGCGTACATGGGCTCGCGCGCCAACGGCGCCCTCTACCGCACCGACCTGCGCACCGGCGAAGGCAGGATCCTCTTCGCGGGCGGCACCGGCCTGATAGCCGTAGGCCTGAAGCTCGACCACGACGGCCTGCTGTACGTGGCCGGCAACACAGGTGTGGCCCGTACCCATGACTCGCGCACGGGCGAAGTGGTCGCAACACACCAGCTGACGGAACCGACCGGCCACTTCATCAACGACGTCACGCTCCTCGGCGACCGCGCCTGGTTCACCGACTCACGCGCCGCCGCGCTGTACGGAGTACCGCGAGGCCGAGCCGGAACCGTACGGACCCTGCCCCTCACCGGCGACTGGGTCCAGCTCCCCGACGTCAACAACGCGAACGGCATCGTCGGCACACCCGACGGCCACGCCCTGATCGTCGTCAAGAGCACGCCGGGCGAGCTGTACAACGTGAACCTCAAGACGGGCCACGCCACCAAGATCACCCTCGTCGGGGCGGCCAACGTAGTCAACGGCGACGGCCTCTACCGCATAGGCCGCACGCTGTACGTGGTCCAGAACCGCCTGAACCTCATCAGCGTGTTCCACCTCAACTCCAAGGCCACGACAGCCACCCTCACCGGCACGATCACGGACCCCCGCTTCGACGTCCCCACAACCGCAGCGCGCTTCGCCAACCGCCTCTACCTGGTCAACGCCCGCTTCACCAGCCCCCAGACACCGGAGACGACGTTCACGGGGGTGGCGGTCCCGATCTGA
- a CDS encoding transglycosylase domain-containing protein, giving the protein MPKKRSGGGLSPTQQAAKFLGVSVLAGAVMAGIAVPAFGALGLAAKGSVEGFDEIPTNLKRPPLSQRTTILDSKGGQIATVYSRDRTVVDLKDISPYMQKAIVAIEDARFYGHGAVDLKGVLRALNKNAQSGGVSEGASTLTQQYVKNVFVEEAGNDADLVAQATQQTLGRKVRELKFAIQVEEELGKKKILENYLNITFFGQQAYGVEAAAQRYFSKSAKDLKLEEAALLAGIVQSPSRYDPVNDEEEAVKRRNTVLQRMADVHDVSQAEADKAKKKPLGLKVSRPKNGCITAVKGAGFFCDYVREVFLNDPVFGKTQKARAKIWNQGGLTIRTTLDPQSQESAQASIKDHVYKSDDVATAATIVEPGTGKILAMGQSRPYGFGKNQTQMNLSVNSNMGGGAGYQPGSTFKPIVAAAAIEGGKPANQVYSSPYEMDYPSPVSACDGKSWNEKGIPVANENETEVGPYDMQDATAKSVNTYYVQLISDIGICPVTDMAGKMGVERADGKKMNQAPSIALGTQEMSPLTMASAYATFATRGTYCSPIAIESIRQTVGGQKKSLPVPKSTCSRAMSENTADTINTLLKGVVEDGTGSEAGLDSRASAGKTGTTDERYAAWFVGYTPNMAGAVWVGDPAHKRRMTNITIGGVPYEKVFGGKVPGPIWRDMMAGALEGKEAPQFNLVNIPRGDTGKEDGRGDEDDNGDEDGNNGDNGGNGDGNNGGNGNPQFPNPTISIPEEWTINGNDNGGGNGNGGNFP; this is encoded by the coding sequence ATGCCAAAGAAGCGCTCGGGCGGTGGTCTGTCGCCAACGCAACAGGCCGCCAAGTTCCTCGGTGTCAGTGTGCTCGCGGGAGCCGTCATGGCCGGAATCGCCGTGCCGGCGTTCGGCGCGCTCGGTCTCGCGGCCAAGGGTTCGGTCGAGGGGTTCGACGAGATCCCCACCAACCTGAAGCGGCCACCGCTGAGCCAGCGCACGACGATCCTGGACAGCAAGGGCGGCCAGATCGCCACGGTCTACTCCCGTGACCGCACGGTGGTCGACCTCAAGGACATCTCGCCGTACATGCAGAAGGCGATCGTCGCGATCGAGGACGCGCGGTTCTACGGGCACGGCGCGGTCGACCTCAAGGGCGTCCTGCGGGCCCTCAACAAGAACGCGCAGAGCGGCGGCGTCTCGGAGGGCGCCTCCACGCTCACGCAGCAGTACGTGAAGAACGTCTTCGTGGAGGAGGCCGGCAACGACGCGGATCTGGTCGCCCAGGCCACCCAGCAGACCCTCGGCCGGAAGGTCCGCGAGCTGAAGTTCGCGATCCAGGTCGAGGAGGAGCTCGGCAAGAAGAAGATCCTCGAGAACTACCTGAACATCACGTTCTTCGGTCAGCAGGCGTACGGCGTCGAGGCCGCGGCCCAGCGCTACTTCTCCAAGTCCGCCAAGGACCTGAAGCTGGAGGAGGCCGCGCTGCTCGCCGGCATCGTCCAGTCGCCGAGCCGGTACGACCCGGTCAACGACGAGGAGGAGGCCGTCAAGCGGCGCAACACCGTGCTGCAGCGGATGGCCGACGTCCACGACGTCTCCCAGGCGGAGGCCGACAAGGCCAAGAAGAAGCCGCTCGGCCTGAAGGTCAGCAGGCCCAAGAACGGCTGCATCACGGCGGTCAAGGGCGCCGGCTTCTTCTGTGACTACGTCCGCGAGGTCTTCCTGAACGACCCGGTCTTCGGCAAGACGCAGAAGGCCCGGGCCAAGATCTGGAACCAGGGCGGCCTAACGATCAGGACGACGCTCGACCCGCAGTCGCAGGAGTCGGCGCAGGCCTCGATCAAGGACCACGTCTACAAGAGCGACGACGTGGCGACCGCCGCCACCATCGTCGAGCCCGGCACCGGCAAGATCCTCGCGATGGGCCAGTCGCGTCCGTACGGCTTCGGCAAGAACCAGACGCAGATGAACCTGTCCGTGAACAGCAACATGGGCGGCGGAGCCGGCTACCAGCCCGGTTCGACGTTCAAGCCGATCGTGGCCGCGGCGGCCATCGAGGGCGGCAAGCCGGCGAACCAGGTGTACTCGTCGCCGTACGAGATGGACTACCCGAGCCCGGTCTCGGCCTGTGACGGCAAGAGCTGGAACGAAAAGGGCATCCCGGTCGCCAACGAGAACGAGACCGAGGTCGGCCCGTACGACATGCAGGACGCGACCGCGAAGTCGGTCAACACGTACTACGTTCAGCTGATCAGCGACATCGGCATCTGCCCGGTGACCGACATGGCGGGCAAGATGGGCGTCGAGCGCGCCGACGGCAAGAAGATGAACCAGGCCCCGTCGATCGCCCTGGGCACGCAGGAGATGTCCCCGCTGACGATGGCGAGCGCGTACGCGACCTTCGCCACGCGGGGCACGTACTGCTCGCCGATCGCCATCGAGTCGATCCGCCAGACCGTCGGCGGCCAGAAGAAGTCCCTGCCGGTGCCGAAGTCGACGTGCTCACGCGCGATGTCCGAGAACACCGCCGACACGATCAACACGCTCCTCAAGGGCGTGGTCGAGGACGGTACGGGTTCGGAGGCGGGCCTCGACAGCCGGGCGAGCGCGGGCAAGACCGGTACGACGGACGAGCGCTACGCGGCCTGGTTCGTGGGCTACACGCCGAACATGGCCGGCGCGGTCTGGGTCGGCGACCCGGCCCACAAGCGTCGGATGACCAACATCACCATCGGCGGTGTCCCGTACGAGAAGGTCTTCGGTGGCAAGGTCCCCGGACCGATCTGGCGCGACATGATGGCCGGCGCCCTGGAGGGCAAGGAAGCGCCCCAGTTCAACCTCGTCAACATCCCGCGCGGCGACACCGGCAAGGAAGACGGCCGCGGCGACGAGGACGACAACGGTGACGAGGACGGCAACAACGGGGACAACGGGGGGAACGGTGACGGCAACAACGGCGGCAACGGCAACCCGCAGTTCCCCAATCCGACCATCTCGATCCCCGAGGAGTGGACGATCAACGGGAACGACAACGGCGGCGGGAACGGAAATGGCGGGAACTTCCCGTAG
- a CDS encoding Pr6Pr family membrane protein: MTAPLPADIPDIPVLPGVAANAAAIVPVVPADAVIPRVRRPLVAAFRLLVALTATAGVALALVLGTPSRVMSHFTILSSILVAAVFTVSAWRAWTARRPLPPSVTVGTMLYAVGAGLVQHVILANGPSGFSMTGGIETSTGWHALTNQLLHTAVPLMAVLDWFLLTRPGPLRLHTAATWLVLPAAYLAFTLARGALLPANTQARYPYSFLDVSQHGYVEVLGNATVLGLACYALALLLVALDHIRPVPRRHRPPENRISSPATGGLK; encoded by the coding sequence ATGACCGCCCCCCTGCCGGCAGACATCCCGGACATACCCGTCCTCCCGGGCGTGGCTGCCAACGCCGCCGCCATCGTCCCCGTCGTCCCGGCGGACGCGGTGATCCCCCGCGTCCGCCGCCCCCTGGTCGCCGCCTTCCGCCTCCTCGTCGCGCTGACGGCGACCGCGGGTGTAGCCCTCGCGCTGGTCCTGGGCACCCCGTCCCGGGTCATGAGCCACTTCACGATCCTGAGCAGCATCCTGGTGGCCGCGGTGTTCACCGTCTCGGCCTGGCGGGCATGGACGGCCCGCCGCCCACTGCCGCCGTCAGTCACCGTCGGCACGATGCTGTACGCGGTGGGTGCGGGCCTGGTCCAACACGTGATCCTGGCGAACGGTCCGAGCGGTTTCTCAATGACGGGCGGCATCGAAACGTCCACGGGCTGGCATGCGCTCACGAACCAGCTCCTGCACACGGCGGTCCCGCTCATGGCCGTACTGGACTGGTTCCTGCTGACCCGCCCGGGCCCACTGCGTCTCCACACCGCGGCCACCTGGCTGGTGCTGCCCGCCGCGTACCTGGCCTTCACCCTCGCCCGGGGCGCGCTGCTGCCTGCCAACACCCAGGCCCGCTACCCGTACTCCTTCCTGGACGTCTCCCAACACGGCTACGTCGAGGTCCTCGGCAACGCCACCGTCCTGGGCCTCGCCTGCTACGCACTGGCCCTCCTCCTCGTCGCCCTCGACCACATCCGCCCCGTTCCACGCCGCCACCGACCCCCCGAAAACCGGATTTCGTCTCCGGCCACCGGTGGGCTAAAGTAA
- a CDS encoding GatB/YqeY domain-containing protein codes for MTTLKSKLQADLNAAIKERDELRSSTLRLTLAAIQKEEVAGTSKRELSDDEVQKVIAKEAKKRREAAEAFAQGGRAESAEREKAEGVVLAEYLPKQLSDDELQQIVAQAVEEAKAAGAEGPRAMGQVMKIVNPKVAGLAEGGRVAGVVKKLLAG; via the coding sequence ATGACCACGCTCAAGTCGAAGCTGCAGGCAGACCTCAACGCCGCCATCAAGGAGCGCGACGAGCTCCGCTCCTCGACGCTCCGGCTGACCCTCGCCGCCATCCAGAAGGAAGAGGTCGCGGGTACGTCGAAGCGCGAGCTCTCCGACGACGAGGTGCAGAAGGTGATCGCCAAGGAGGCGAAGAAGCGCCGCGAGGCGGCCGAGGCCTTCGCGCAGGGCGGCCGCGCCGAGTCCGCCGAGCGCGAGAAGGCGGAGGGCGTGGTCCTCGCCGAGTACCTGCCCAAGCAGCTCTCGGACGACGAGCTCCAGCAGATCGTCGCGCAGGCGGTCGAGGAGGCGAAGGCCGCCGGTGCCGAGGGCCCGCGCGCCATGGGCCAGGTCATGAAGATCGTGAACCCGAAGGTGGCCGGTCTGGCCGAGGGCGGCCGCGTCGCCGGGGTCGTCAAGAAGCTGCTCGCGGGCTGA
- a CDS encoding SDR family NAD(P)-dependent oxidoreductase, with translation MATKLTDTIALVTGASSGIGAATARRLAEDGACVVLVARRKDRLTELAAEIEKAGGTALVVEADIADRARAEAAVQETVEHFGRLDILVNNAGLMLLGPVVDADVEEWERMIAVNVQGLLYTTRPALPHLLKAAEDGPRQVADIVNISSIAGRVAWNGYGVYNLTKFGMNGFTESLRQEVTQRHVRVGVLEPGGVDTELGSHNDHKPEIREAIGTFYEQTEVLAPDDIADGVAYMVTRPRHASVGELWIMPTDQA, from the coding sequence ATGGCAACGAAACTGACCGACACCATCGCTCTCGTCACCGGTGCGAGCAGCGGTATCGGGGCCGCCACCGCCCGTCGGCTCGCTGAGGACGGTGCCTGCGTCGTCCTCGTGGCGCGGCGCAAGGACCGTCTGACAGAGCTCGCCGCCGAGATCGAGAAGGCGGGCGGCACCGCGCTGGTCGTGGAGGCGGACATCGCCGACCGTGCCCGGGCCGAGGCCGCCGTACAGGAGACCGTCGAGCACTTTGGGCGCCTGGACATCCTGGTCAACAACGCGGGCCTGATGCTTCTGGGCCCCGTCGTCGATGCGGACGTCGAGGAGTGGGAGCGGATGATCGCCGTCAATGTCCAGGGTCTGCTCTACACCACCCGCCCCGCCCTCCCGCACCTGCTCAAGGCGGCAGAAGACGGGCCGCGCCAGGTCGCCGACATCGTCAACATCAGCTCGATCGCGGGCCGCGTCGCCTGGAACGGATACGGCGTCTACAACCTGACCAAGTTCGGCATGAACGGCTTCACCGAGTCACTGCGCCAGGAGGTCACCCAGCGACACGTACGCGTCGGCGTCCTGGAGCCGGGCGGCGTGGACACCGAGCTGGGCTCGCACAACGACCACAAGCCCGAGATCCGCGAGGCGATCGGCACCTTCTACGAGCAGACCGAGGTCCTTGCCCCCGACGACATCGCCGACGGCGTCGCGTACATGGTCACCCGGCCCCGCCACGCCTCCGTCGGCGAGCTGTGGATCATGCCCACCGACCAGGCCTGA
- a CDS encoding metallophosphoesterase: MRARYGVPLGIAAAGAAGLLYSAGFEARSFRLRRVTVPVLPPGMRPLRVLQVSDIHMVGGQRKKQRWLRSLAGLRPDFVINTGDNLSDPEGVPEVMDALGPLMEFPGAYVFGSNDYYGPTLRNPARYLFEKAQGRHGLNGNAPVVGVVHNPWEALRDGFDAAGWLNLTNARGSLKIDGFEVELTGLDDPHIKRDRYARVAGGPSDAADLSMGIVHAPYLRTLDAFTADGYPLILAGHTHGGQLCIPFYGALVTNCDLDTERVKGLSTHTETESGRTAYMHVSAGCGTSRYTPVRFACPPEATLLTLVGRG; the protein is encoded by the coding sequence ATGCGCGCGCGATACGGAGTACCTCTGGGAATCGCGGCGGCTGGCGCCGCCGGTCTGCTCTACTCGGCGGGTTTCGAAGCCCGCTCCTTCCGTCTGCGGCGGGTGACGGTCCCGGTGCTGCCGCCCGGGATGCGACCGCTGCGCGTACTCCAGGTCTCCGACATCCACATGGTGGGCGGCCAGCGCAAGAAGCAGCGCTGGCTGCGGTCGCTGGCCGGGCTGCGTCCCGACTTCGTCATCAACACCGGGGACAACCTGTCCGACCCGGAGGGCGTGCCCGAGGTGATGGACGCCCTCGGTCCGCTGATGGAGTTCCCGGGGGCGTACGTCTTCGGCTCGAACGACTACTACGGGCCCACACTCCGCAACCCCGCCCGCTACTTGTTCGAGAAAGCCCAGGGCAGGCACGGGCTGAACGGCAACGCGCCCGTGGTCGGCGTGGTCCACAACCCATGGGAAGCGCTGCGCGACGGCTTCGACGCGGCGGGCTGGCTGAACCTGACGAACGCCCGGGGTTCGCTGAAGATCGACGGCTTCGAGGTCGAGCTGACCGGGCTCGACGACCCGCACATCAAGCGCGACCGCTACGCGCGCGTGGCGGGCGGCCCGTCCGACGCGGCCGACCTCTCGATGGGCATCGTGCACGCCCCGTACCTGCGCACGCTGGACGCCTTCACGGCGGACGGCTATCCCCTGATCCTGGCCGGCCACACCCACGGCGGCCAGCTGTGCATCCCCTTCTACGGCGCCCTCGTCACCAACTGCGACCTGGACACGGAACGGGTGAAGGGCCTCTCCACGCATACGGAGACGGAGTCCGGGCGGACGGCATACATGCACGTGTCGGCGGGCTGCGGCACGAGCAGGTACACACCGGTCCGGTTCGCGTGCCCACCGGAGGCTACGTTGCTCACGTTGGTGGGGCGGGGTTGA